The following are encoded together in the Bradyrhizobium quebecense genome:
- a CDS encoding type II toxin-antitoxin system PemK/MazF family toxin — MRRGDLVTVSAQGDYGKPRPAVVIQSDVLNAADSVLVVLLTGTIADAPLYRLTIEPTASNGLKLVSQVMVDKVLAYPRAKCGPVIGHLSGADMLALNNMLSVMIGLAD; from the coding sequence GTGAGGAGAGGGGATCTCGTCACGGTTTCGGCACAGGGCGACTACGGGAAGCCCCGTCCGGCGGTCGTCATCCAGTCCGATGTGCTCAATGCGGCGGACAGCGTGCTCGTGGTCTTGCTCACCGGCACGATCGCCGATGCCCCGCTATATCGTCTCACCATCGAGCCGACGGCCTCGAACGGTCTCAAACTCGTCTCACAGGTCATGGTCGACAAGGTTCTGGCCTATCCGCGGGCCAAATGCGGCCCGGTGATAGGCCATCTGTCAGGCGCCGATATGCTGGCGCTGAACAACATGCTGTCCGTGATGATCGGGCTCGCCGACTGA
- a CDS encoding antitoxin MazE-like protein produces MARPKHTDDGLTKFQRYRQQQQHRGMKQLRIWVPDPHKPEFAAEARRQGLLLRGRPEESEALDFIAAATEWPES; encoded by the coding sequence ATGGCGCGGCCCAAGCATACCGATGACGGCCTGACCAAGTTTCAGCGCTACCGCCAACAGCAGCAGCATCGCGGCATGAAGCAGCTGCGCATCTGGGTGCCTGATCCCCACAAGCCGGAATTTGCCGCCGAAGCGAGGCGGCAGGGATTGCTGCTGCGCGGCCGGCCCGAGGAATCTGAGGCGCTGGATTTCATTGCCGCCGCGACTGAATGGCCTGAATCGTGA
- a CDS encoding type II toxin-antitoxin system VapB family antitoxin: MPLFIRDDDVDALAAKLQAATKSRTKTEAVRLALEHELQRVREKQPASERAAASIAISRTMGPGGGSFDMKTFTDDMWGDI, translated from the coding sequence ATGCCTCTGTTCATTCGTGATGATGATGTCGACGCCCTTGCGGCGAAGCTGCAGGCGGCCACAAAGTCTAGGACCAAGACCGAGGCTGTGCGGCTCGCGCTCGAGCATGAGCTGCAGCGCGTCCGTGAGAAACAGCCGGCAAGCGAGCGCGCGGCAGCGAGCATTGCCATATCCAGGACAATGGGGCCGGGTGGCGGCTCCTTCGACATGAAAACCTTCACCGACGACATGTGGGGCGACATCTGA
- a CDS encoding type II toxin-antitoxin system VapC family toxin: MYIDASAIVAILGEENDAGDLLARLDSSSSQLLVSPPTVYEAVISLARKKADENGMKGKPVPVHFIETSQSAVAKFLEDFGIKEIMVSADIGRKAVDAAKCYGKVVGHKADLNFGDCFAYAGAKAYHLPLLYKGNDFAETDLA, from the coding sequence ATGTATATCGATGCCTCCGCGATCGTGGCCATCCTGGGAGAAGAAAATGACGCCGGGGATCTGCTGGCGCGGCTTGATAGCTCCTCGTCCCAGTTACTCGTGTCGCCGCCGACCGTCTATGAGGCGGTGATCAGCCTCGCCCGGAAGAAGGCGGACGAGAATGGCATGAAGGGTAAGCCAGTGCCTGTGCACTTCATCGAAACCTCACAGTCGGCTGTCGCAAAGTTCTTGGAGGATTTCGGCATCAAGGAGATCATGGTTTCAGCCGATATCGGCCGAAAGGCTGTGGATGCCGCCAAATGCTACGGGAAGGTAGTCGGCCACAAGGCGGACCTGAATTTCGGCGACTGCTTCGCCTATGCCGGCGCCAAGGCCTATCACCTGCCCCTGCTCTACAAGGGCAATGATTTCGCCGAAACGGATCTGGCGTAG